GGCTTCCTGCATGGCGATGCGATCGCCGTTGCGGTACGCCACGATCCACGCGTCTTTCACGCCCATCTCGCGCAGGTATTTTTTAAAGGTATCGGCTTCCCAATACTCCGCAAACTGCCCCAGCGTAACGCGCTGCGTGCCGTCGGAATCCTGTTCGCCTCCGAAATTGGGATGGTTCTCGAAGTATTTGCTCAGGTTTTTATTTTTAAAGGCCCCGATCTGCACCTTGAAGACCAGCCCGTCGACCGGCGCCACCCCGTGCTGGGCGGCAGCTTTGCGCTCGGTAGAAGGCGGCGTTGCCAAGGCTTTGGCTTTACTTTCGGCCAGTTGCCCTTTCAGGTTCGAGTTTTCGACGGTGGCCTGGTCCAGTTGCTTTTGCAGTTGCATCACAGACGACCGCAATTTCTCGGTGTCCGAAACAGCCTTGTCACGCTCTTCCATCAACTCTTTAAACTCCAGCGGGTCCATGCTCTTCTGCTTCTTGGCCCACTCTTTCGCTTCTTTCTTGTCGCTCTTTTTGCTCTTCTGGGCAAATGCATCGTTCACGTTACCGGCCATCACGATGAGCCCGAGTATCAG
The sequence above is a segment of the Catalinimonas alkaloidigena genome. Coding sequences within it:
- a CDS encoding SPOR domain-containing protein; translation: MKKVVLILGLIVMAGNVNDAFAQKSKKSDKKEAKEWAKKQKSMDPLEFKELMEERDKAVSDTEKLRSSVMQLQKQLDQATVENSNLKGQLAESKAKALATPPSTERKAAAQHGVAPVDGLVFKVQIGAFKNKNLSKYFENHPNFGGEQDSDGTQRVTLGQFAEYWEADTFKKYLREMGVKDAWIVAYRNGDRIAMQEALEAAGPAPAAKKAPKPQISTVPDEGSGW